TTGGTTATGTTGTACTTAAGTGTGTCATATTTGTTgatatcaaaatagttttatcagtcagaataaagtcagaattctgatttaaatctcTGGATTATGTTTGGTTGATTGcccaaaaacaaaatcacaagtGGTCctaataatttaataatccagaattctgagattaaagtcagaaatctgagcGAATAAAACCCCTCactctgactttaaactcagaattttgGATTTTTCCCAGTCAGATTAAAGCCAGAAATCTGctttcttttgatttgttttaggGGAAAAAGTAGCATCTGGCCCCACTCCTCTtgataaaatattcataaacTGAGACAGAACACATAATTGCTATTTAATGTTTTGCCTCAGGTTTTGggatttcttgttgtttttttaaaccactaTTAATTGCtgtcttcaactttcactcGGGGGCAAAATGTAATCTTTCATTATCCATTATGACATATATCAAtattgcctttaaaaaaaaaaaaaaaatcatgatgaCATTTGTGGGCCCTACTTTATAATACacatattttgttaaataataattcTTGTAATGCagtaattgctgtttttaattgtttcattctctgcttttctgtgtttctaATGTCCGATTTGTCAATACTGGGGATTGTTGTTCTTCTAATTGTCACACTGAGTTTTGTTCAACAACATGTTGGATCTTCATTTGTCTTGTGATTAAATGTACCAGGGATGAGCCTCTGGCTGGATGAtacattattattgaattacATGTACATGATGTGCTCCCTCAGACCAGTGAGGACATATTATTGTCGTGACATGGATCATCCTGAATCTTCACTTTCATGTTTCCCAGGTCCGTGTGACACCCAGCTGCAGAACCACTGGATCTCCACCAGACACGGGAACCATCTGCTGCACACTtggtttttgtttcattgtttaCTCCTGTGTCACCAGTGGGAGGCTTCGCTCCAAAAGCAAACATCGTCTGAGGCAGGGACGGGGCCAACGGGGCCTCATCACAGCTGTTTCActcttcctgtttcctggaATTGAACTCAACTGAGAATCAGTGACcgttttatgagtaaaataaTGAAGTTTATCAATATTGCCCAAGAGGGCAACATCAAGACgaacatgtgtatttgtgtggacTATCTGCTCGGCATGAAGAGAAGCTCTGTCCTTCAGTTTTCTTTATGAAGACCTTTTTCTGATAAAAGGTCCACTTAAAGCCAGGAGGTGGAGCACTGTGCCTCATCCGCTCCGTGATTTCAACCTTTTAATCGATTTTGGTCGCCCTCCTGACTTCAAGATGGAGCTTTTCTTCAACCCCTTCGACAACTTGGTGTGTATCCTGCTGGGGATCTCCTTCACCGTGTGGTTCACCCTGCTGCTGGTCTTCATTATCGTGCCTGCCATCTTCGGGGTGTCCTTTGGCATCCGGCGCCTCTACATGAAATCCTTGTTAAAGATCTTTGAGGTAAGAGCTTTGTGCACTACTGAACAAACAAGAATTTCACACCAAAAATATGAAGTCATCTGTTGAGGCTTGTTACTTTTTCTTGTGCAATTCCTTTTATAACGAAGCTAAAATTGGTGGATTTACAAGGAATTAGAGAAAAcgataccaataccgatattcATGCTGCTTAATCGATTTGATACTGATTGGTACTCTTAATTCTTAGGTTAGGATGTGCAACTAACGATcaattaatctgtggattattttcttgatcaaCTGTTTGAtcgataaaatgtcagaaaattttgatgatttcaaatgtattttttgttgccgttcagttttattttacacaatacAGTTTTGATGAAGGAAGGACACTGATTCACTCGTGTCCGAGTTAATGCAGGCCTTTCTTTAACCGTCAACAACTTTTATGAACTATCTGATGCAAATGAACTGAACAGACGTGGAGACGCTATTCCATAGTCATGTAACCTGAGACAACAGTTATACAGACTTTGCCAGTTACTCTTATCTGGAGGTGATTTGCAATTTCACTTCCCAGATATAATTATAAGCCACCGTTGATGCTTTGGTTTCTATGTGTAATAATAGTTAAAGCCTCCTCACATTTGAAGCtccagtttcttcttcttccactggTGTAGTTTCACCAGTGAGGCCGTCGTCGCTCTCCAACATGTACACCTCTGAGAGCGGATCCTCTGCCAGAAATAAATGGATGAGTGGGAGACCAGACTCCACCAGCAACTATGAGATTTAGAGAGAAGGTCAAAGGACAGATTTAGTTCAGTCTGTGCTAGGCTGaggttatttttttccattttgagcttgttgaataaataaagttaaacgtCGTCTGTCATGGCCGTGATTCAGTGTAGGACTTAAAATTTCTCCCCCATTCCCTCACCTGTAATCCCTCATAGGGGGGAAACCTCctttctcctgcagctctgcagcctCCCATGACCAAAAAAAGACCCACCTAAAAATCATTGCTTAAAGCTGGAGCTGCATTTTTAACACGATGACGCAGTAATATAAATCCACTATCctgggcagcccgtggccaagtggaaagggaacttgacttgtaaccagaaggtcgccggttcaaatccccacccggccaaaaagggctggggtacccctgagcaaggtacccaaccccccaatgctccccgggcgccacaatttcgctcctaattctaggatgggtcaaaatgcagaggaatactttccctaaggggattaataaaaaaaaactaaactaaaaccaACTAACTAACAACTCCAAGATAAACACATGGGGTGAAAAAAGATGGAAGAAATTACTTCAATGGTCGTCACTGCTGAGGATGAAATGTCTTTAAATCCTCAAATCTTTTCACAAAATCACTTATTAgccatttatttacatttgttttgaagcatgcagagaaaaaaacagagcatcACATAAGGTTTACTTATTCACCATGTTTGTTAACATATTTACTGAAATATTGGTtcttttttagttgttttaaagcatttatgtactgtaagtggaaataaataaataatatagtgTGTATTTAATTGTTTCAAGGTGCTTGCAGGAACCCACTTTCGAACAGAGTAGGGCTTCAACAATTAATTAGTTATTAATTGATTACCAAATGACTCAAGTGCTctttgaataattaaaacaagctttttagtttttcagcttcttttgaATGTGTGACTATTTTCTGGCTTCGTTGCTCCACATCACagcaaaatcattcaaactaaatCTTTTTGGTTCAGTGGACacaatttttgacattttatgaatcGATTTGCACATATTTACTGTCAATAAACTGTACTTTTGTATACTCAAAGTGTTCATGTGAATAAgcaacaggttaaaaaaaagtgcaactAGATTACATAAGATCCTTTAGGAGTGTAACTGTAGCTGTGAGTTCCTGGCACAACCACCGTATCTCCCACATTCCTAGAATACTCTTCCACAAGTGCCTCTGGCGTAATTCCAACTGTTTTCAGCCGTGCAAACACTTAAGCTTATGTTTGTGAGCGTTTAAACATGCAGCCATCGCAGAGTTAATTCAGCAGTCATTGATTGATGCAAATAGACTGAAAGTTGTCAAGTCCCTGCGGTGTAAAGTGTAGTCCGACACTCTTTAATGTTCTAAACTTTAAGgcgtctcgctctctctcgcagCCAGGAGAACACCGTGTTCTTTTCCTGCTTCTCAGTGAAGACgtttgtttttatctccatGTTgccagtacacacacagtacacacacagtgcacacacacacacacacacaggtgccaGACGTTTACCTCGGAGGACACATTTGTCACATACCGTATTGTAATGTTTCTTAGAACGAGGCTGTGGTCACAGATAAGGTCCTGGCAATAATCGGTTACAGGATGAAGTCAGACTGAGAATTCAGAACTGGTTTCCTCGAATGTAGTTGTCAATAGTGTCGTCTGTTTGCCACGCTAATGTTTTCATGAGCTCCGTCTTTGTGTAAACACTGTATGGTTCAGCCTCAAACAAGagttttaaactaaaaatgcCTTACTATAGTAATATAAACTAATGCAAGGGTGAAGTATGGAGCCAACAAACAACCAGGAAGACCAAACAGTTCTTTGGCTTCCTGAATGTTGTCTTATTCGccttttgttctgttttcctGTAGTGGGCCACACTAAGGATAGAGAGAGGAGCGAAAGAAAAGAATCACCAATTGTACAAACCCTACTCAAATGGTAAGATGTGATGATGATCTTCTTCTGTGAGTTTTAACGTCACCTTGCATCCATGATGTTACATTTCTGCCTTCTTCTGGAGTTGGAAACCTCCTAAATGCAAGTATTGCTAACTTCTCGTCTTTCTGCCGCGCCGCAGCAATCATTGCCAAGGAGCCCACCTCCTTGGAGGAGGAGATCAAGGAGATCCGGCGGAGCGGCAGCAACAGAGACCTGGATTCCGCCTCGGAGTTCGAGATGTCGGACATCTTCTACTTCGCCCGGCGGGGAGTGGAGAGCATCATGGACGACGAGGTGACGAAGCGGTTTTCCGCCGAGGAGCTGGAGTCCTGGAACCTGCTGACGCGCAGCAACTATAACTTCCAGTACATCAGCATGAGGCTGACCGTCCTGTGGGGGCTGGGCTTGCTGATCCGATACGGCATCCTGCTGCCTCTCAGGTAATGAGCTGTTACCTTCAGCTAAGGCTACAGCCAtattagtttgtgttttcatatcAGAAGTAAACTGTGTCCACACCTAAAAATACATATCATGTGATCGTTGAGGGATGCTGGCATAAACAGGAAGTTCTTCTGCTGTTGTTTGCGTAGTTAGGAAGGAAGTACTACTTAAGagtttcaaatgtaaacagagcCAGCACCTTTTTCAAACTTCTCCGTTTTCACGACTCAAAAATCGGAGCATAATGTGGCTTGCGCTGAATGTGTTGAACTGAATTTGGCTGTCTTCTCTTTCCAAAAATCATATTCTGTCAAAAATTTACATGCTGTGTTATTCCTGCgaaaaatgcattcaaaatTGATCTCAGGCCAGCGCCCTCTACTGGACCACACTGTACATACTTTAAAACAATTTGGTGcttctttaaatgtatattttttacttaTGTGGCTATAGCCGTAGATGTACAGATATTAGATAATCAcatgtgtcacacactgtgacacatgtGGAGAGTAAACTTAATTTCCTCCTTCCCAAGCAGGCTCCAGTGTCCACCataaaatgtaatcataaaGCAGAAATAGCAACAGCTGAGCGAAGTACTCCAATGAGACCagatcaataacaataatatcgtcattaaaaacaaaatggaaacgTCAACGCAGGAAACGCATAAAGCCAAAGAGGATCCAGTGCACAGTATGTAAACAAATTATCACACACCAGTCTCCCATAATACAATTATAGAACAAACTATATGAACAGGCTGTGTCAGACAAACATGAAGATTGAAGAGCGGTTATATTCAGACTGGTGTGGTCAGAGGTCGATTGTCAGTGAGATTTAACTTACAAACCGCTCTCCGACCTAAGGcatattattatttgactgCTGAATATCACGGATGCattatgaaaatgtgtcaacTGTGCATGGCTGGGGAGTTCAGAGCGTTATCATTTAGAAACCCGTCATAAATGCGTGTGAGTAGCTGCAGGTGTTGATCATAAAACTGAGAGGTTAAACGGGCTTACACATTTACAATCACAAACCTGGTCTCCTGCTAATTTAAACAGCTGTTGGATTTTAGCATATGTTGATATTCTCATAAACAAGCCAGTACGGGAGTAAAATCTACACAGTCGAAGCGGAGATCCCTCTCTTCAGACTCGACTTTGAGAAACACAAGCTCTGTTACTCGGTACTAAGCGTGGTTGGCTCATTTCCAGCTGCCAGTGGGGAGAGGAATCAGGCCACCGCCGCACAGACAGACCCCATTCTAGTCGCCGTCCATCTAATAGATTCTCTCATCCAGTCCAGTGTCGGTTTAGCTCCCACTCGCCTGAAGCCTTCACCTCTACAATCTCTTTCTAATCCTTGTCCAATTTAATCATcacctctctctcgctctctctgaaCCTGAATTATTGCTTCATCCAGATTATGCCGGCCTCCAGTGTGCCCTTCTGCAGGTTCTGGAGTCAGTTATTATCAGTGACAGTGGCGAGTGGAGCAGAGAGTATGATACTTATTAATTATTAGCAGGATAGTGCTGGGTAACATCACTCTTGACCTTTACATGTTAAAAGAAAGGTTACTCTTCTCAGTGAAAGCGGAAGCTCTATTAGCTGGGGATCATATCCTTGAAATTATCCCTCCTGTCTGTGTtatacgtgtttttttttagagattATCTCTCCAAGGATTacatgttttcttctgtctcttcaCCAGGGTAACTCTTGCCTTCACTGGAGTAGGACTCCTTGTGTTCCTCACCTCTGTTATTGGGCTGCTGCCGAATGGAAGGTACAACGAAAACACCTGCTCAGGCCTCCTCCGAAtgcagtcatttaaaatgttccatCTTGCCATGTGAAGTGACTCGTGCTGTTTGCTCTTTCTTGCAGGATCAAAAACTTTCTGAGTCAGAAAGTCCATTTGATGTGCTACAGAATATGTGTCAGAGCCCTGACGGCCATAATAACCTATCATGACAGGTAAACACCCTCActgttttttgtacattttttatctgtttttttgaaGCAGGAAGTCTCTGAGGAgatgatttaaaatatttatagcTGTGAGTGTACGATGGTGAAAGGGATTATGGAAAATGTGTACGAGTTTAGGAGAATCCACAAAGGTTTTGTATGATATTGGCTCTTTTATCCATGTGGAACTGGCATTTTGGAAGCCCTAAAATGCAATTTTTGGGccccacagtgaaaaaaaaaatctcaaaactccaccttttatgtttttatatatacagcatTGGGAAAGCAATGACTGTAAagaaacacatcacacacatagTTGATGTTCTTccagcacacagcacacagcagatGGACCggttttgtaaaaacagacaCTTGTCAGTATGTTTACTccctgacaaaaacacagggcTGCTCAATCATAGCAACAGCTGACTCTAAAACCACAGACGTATTTATAATTCATCAGCATAATTATCAAAAATATGCGTAGTTTTATAAGGCTTGGGCTGCACTGGATGTATATCATGCTGTGTCTGACACACCTCTGTTCtaacagatataataataacaataaaacaccttTACATAGGGTTTATGCAAATAACCCCTGCACACAATACAAAGAGAACATAAATGCTAgactgcttttactttgaattgGTTACGGGACATGT
The DNA window shown above is from Solea senegalensis isolate Sse05_10M linkage group LG5, IFAPA_SoseM_1, whole genome shotgun sequence and carries:
- the gpat4 gene encoding glycerol-3-phosphate acyltransferase 4, whose product is MELFFNPFDNLVCILLGISFTVWFTLLLVFIIVPAIFGVSFGIRRLYMKSLLKIFEWATLRIERGAKEKNHQLYKPYSNAIIAKEPTSLEEEIKEIRRSGSNRDLDSASEFEMSDIFYFARRGVESIMDDEVTKRFSAEELESWNLLTRSNYNFQYISMRLTVLWGLGLLIRYGILLPLRVTLAFTGVGLLVFLTSVIGLLPNGRIKNFLSQKVHLMCYRICVRALTAIITYHDSENKPKNGGICVANHTSPIDVIILASDGCYAMVGQIHGGLMGVIQKSMVKACPHIWFERSEVKDRHLVAKRLSDHVEDKSKLPILIFPEGTCINNTSVMMFKKGSFDIGATVYPVAIKYDPRFGDAFWNSSKFGMVNYLLRMMSSWAIVCSVWYLPPMSREEGEDAVQFANRVKAAIARQGGLVDLLWDGGLKRAKVKDTFKEEQQKLYSKMLVGTQEDRSRS